A window of the Acidimicrobiales bacterium genome harbors these coding sequences:
- a CDS encoding TatD family hydrolase, with protein MRRLRALDLHAHVDAGIEPAELTALEAVVFAATRSLDEAEQVSARTDSMTIWGVGCHPGLVGSQKSFDVERFRALIGQSAFVAEMGLDGGSRVPIETQKRTLGDALSVLVDSPRITSLHSYRATSEVLELLEQYPQAGVVLHWWLGTEEETHRAIQLGCYFSINRSSVRREDLLSLIPLERVFAETDHPFGDKGRGIRRPGEVSEVETAIGKTHGLAAADVRKQTWINLSSLVSDTRVGPLLPTEVRRQLVALARIFRS; from the coding sequence GTGAGGCGGCTTCGTGCTCTCGACCTGCACGCTCATGTCGATGCCGGAATCGAGCCTGCTGAACTGACTGCTCTTGAAGCTGTGGTGTTTGCGGCGACAAGGTCGCTCGACGAGGCCGAACAGGTGTCGGCTCGCACTGATTCGATGACCATCTGGGGAGTTGGGTGTCACCCAGGACTTGTCGGGTCTCAAAAGTCCTTCGACGTAGAGCGCTTCCGCGCTCTGATCGGGCAGAGTGCATTCGTCGCTGAGATGGGCCTTGATGGCGGGTCTCGGGTTCCGATCGAAACTCAGAAGCGAACCCTGGGTGATGCCCTGAGCGTGTTGGTGGATTCGCCACGAATCACCTCACTCCATAGCTACCGAGCAACGTCCGAGGTGCTAGAGCTGCTCGAGCAGTATCCGCAGGCTGGCGTCGTCCTGCATTGGTGGCTCGGTACAGAAGAGGAAACGCATCGTGCTATTCAACTTGGATGCTACTTTTCGATCAACCGATCCTCCGTCCGACGAGAGGACTTGCTGAGCCTAATTCCTCTGGAAAGAGTGTTCGCCGAGACGGACCATCCATTCGGAGACAAGGGTCGAGGGATCCGTCGTCCTGGTGAGGTCAGTGAGGTGGAGACTGCTATCGGCAAGACGCACGGGCTGGCTGCTGCCGATGTCCGGAAGCAGACTTGGATCAACCTAAGTAGCCTTGTTTCCGACACGCGGGTTGGACCATTGCTGCCGACCGAGGTTCGGCGTCAGTTGGTAGCGCTAGCCCGGATCTTTCGTAGCTGA
- a CDS encoding IS1380 family transposase, which yields MRNATTLVRPRSVTGDGTGMVSHAGLVWLAETADLAGLTAGLTTAMASVPQRRHDPGRTLTQMILALADGATCLSDLAAIRAQTSMFGPVASDATVWRSFNQIGPVELRGIATARATARERAWKAGAGPAGEDLIIDFDATLINTRADKQDARPNYKRGYGHHPLLAMIAETDEVLCAKLRPGNAGSNTAIDHVTVLADALTQLPASWRAGHTPGDDPATVEHRVLVRADAGGASHWFAEECVDRNLEFSFGFHIDQRVRDAVVCVPTGCWHHAIDSDGTRRDGAEVVELTEFVNLGTWPEGTRLIVRRERPHPGAQLTLFDTIEGFRHTAFITNQNSADVSALELRQRQRARAENVIRDTKACGLANLPFDCIVNNEVWMNLCFAANDLLAWAQRIGCVGQLRRATPKTIRHRLLHTAARISPNSRRLRLDNDWPWTRHILDAIHRVRTAFRTLTVTATPAAHTAL from the coding sequence ATGCGCAACGCTACCACCCTTGTTCGACCACGTTCAGTGACCGGCGACGGCACGGGAATGGTGTCCCACGCCGGCCTGGTCTGGCTCGCAGAAACCGCTGATCTGGCTGGGTTGACCGCCGGATTGACCACCGCGATGGCATCGGTCCCTCAGCGTCGCCACGACCCGGGCCGCACCCTCACCCAGATGATCCTCGCCCTGGCCGACGGCGCGACCTGTCTGTCGGATCTGGCAGCGATCCGTGCCCAGACCTCGATGTTCGGGCCGGTCGCGTCCGACGCGACGGTGTGGCGCAGCTTCAACCAGATCGGACCGGTCGAGTTGCGTGGCATCGCAACAGCTCGAGCCACAGCACGTGAGCGCGCCTGGAAAGCGGGTGCCGGCCCAGCCGGAGAGGACCTGATCATCGATTTCGACGCGACGCTGATCAACACCAGAGCCGACAAACAAGACGCCCGCCCCAACTACAAACGCGGCTACGGGCATCACCCGCTGCTGGCGATGATCGCCGAGACCGACGAAGTGCTGTGCGCCAAGCTGCGGCCAGGAAACGCCGGATCGAACACCGCCATCGATCACGTCACCGTCCTCGCTGACGCTCTCACGCAACTCCCGGCGTCGTGGCGTGCCGGCCACACGCCCGGCGACGATCCGGCCACGGTCGAGCACCGAGTCCTGGTTCGTGCCGACGCCGGCGGGGCCAGCCATTGGTTCGCCGAGGAATGCGTCGACCGGAACCTCGAGTTCTCCTTCGGGTTCCACATCGATCAACGCGTCCGTGACGCGGTGGTGTGTGTCCCCACCGGCTGCTGGCATCACGCCATCGACAGTGACGGGACCCGACGCGACGGCGCCGAAGTGGTCGAGCTCACCGAGTTCGTCAACCTCGGCACATGGCCAGAAGGGACCCGGCTGATCGTTCGCCGCGAGCGGCCACACCCCGGCGCCCAGCTCACCTTGTTCGACACCATCGAAGGATTCCGCCACACCGCGTTCATCACGAACCAGAACAGCGCGGATGTCTCCGCCCTCGAACTCCGGCAGCGACAGCGGGCCCGTGCCGAGAACGTGATCCGCGACACCAAGGCCTGCGGCCTGGCGAACCTGCCGTTCGACTGCATCGTGAACAACGAGGTCTGGATGAACCTGTGCTTCGCCGCGAATGACCTGTTGGCCTGGGCGCAACGCATCGGCTGTGTCGGTCAACTCCGGCGGGCGACACCGAAAACGATCCGCCACCGACTCCTCCACACCGCAGCCCGAATCAGCCCCAACAGCCGCAGACTCCGTCTCGACAACGACTGGCCCTGGACCCGCCACATCCTCGACGCCATCCACCGAGTCCGAACCGCCTTCCGAACACTCACCGTGACCGCCACACCGGCAGCTCACACAGCCCTATGA